Proteins encoded together in one Impatiens glandulifera chromosome 1, dImpGla2.1, whole genome shotgun sequence window:
- the LOC124921269 gene encoding multifunctional methyltransferase subunit TRM112 homolog A-like has translation MRLLTHNMLSSNIKGVTNGFPLKIEAEKVMEKEVDFNPDFLRNMFYKIEWRPLVDAARTMGYAELPEEVEPSMLDSEDFLRRLHRALLQFHLEEGTLICPETGRRFPVVKGIPNMLLNEDEV, from the coding sequence ATGAGGCTACTAACTCACAACATGCTATCATCGAACATAAAGGGGGTAACCAACGGATTCCCTCTGAAGATCGAAGCGGAGAAAGTAATGGAAAAGGAGGTAGACTTCAATCCGGATTTTCTTCGAAACATGTTCTACAAGATTGAGTGGAGGCCACTCGTTGATGCTGCTCGGACTATGGGCTATGCTGAGTTGCCGGAGGAAGTAGAACCGTCGATGCTCGACTCTGAAGACTTCCTTCGCCGCCTCCATCGCGCTCTTCTCCAATTTCATCTCGAGGAAGGGACCCTAATCTGCCCTGAAACAGGTAGACGGTTTCCAGTCGTTAAGGGAATTCCTAACATGCTCCTCAACGAAGACGAAGTCTGA